Proteins encoded by one window of Rhodoligotrophos appendicifer:
- a CDS encoding GNAT family N-acetyltransferase has translation MTIAVTCTAPASPFIETDRLILKRPDRSHAERIAQLCDDPTIAENTALIPHPYAVSDANEWLDLIEARPSADLVFGIYLNIPDPVLIGAVSLQREEQNRDPKLGYWLGAAYRGHGFSTEAARSVIRHGFLAHDFTAVSVSCRITNAASRRVIEKCGFTYAGLGRAHLRSLDREEPMDLFRLTREQWQRRRRR, from the coding sequence ATGACCATCGCCGTCACGTGCACAGCGCCGGCCAGCCCGTTCATCGAAACCGACCGGCTGATCCTGAAGCGCCCGGACCGCTCCCATGCCGAGCGCATTGCGCAACTCTGCGACGACCCGACGATCGCCGAGAACACCGCTCTGATCCCTCATCCCTACGCCGTGAGCGATGCCAATGAATGGCTCGACCTCATCGAGGCTCGGCCCTCGGCGGATCTGGTCTTTGGCATCTACCTGAACATCCCCGATCCGGTTTTGATCGGCGCTGTCTCCCTCCAGCGCGAGGAGCAGAACAGAGACCCGAAGCTCGGATATTGGCTGGGGGCGGCCTATCGCGGCCATGGGTTCAGCACCGAAGCCGCGCGCAGCGTCATCCGCCATGGTTTTCTGGCCCACGACTTCACGGCGGTGAGTGTCTCCTGTCGCATCACCAATGCGGCCTCGCGCCGGGTGATCGAGAAATGCGGCTTTACCTATGCCGGCCTCGGTCGCGCACATCTGCGATCGCTGGACCGGGAGGAGCCCATGGACCTCTTCCGGCTCACCCGCGAACAGTGGCAGAGGCGCCGGCGTCGCTAG
- a CDS encoding helix-turn-helix domain-containing protein, whose protein sequence is MTKEPRAAPRPQGEQNPHQLGGARANLLEVAIGREVRSFRVKLGITVADLAAAAGLSPGMLSKIENGLTSPSLTTLQTLSTALGVPVTAFFRRFEERRDAVYVPSGQGLVIERRGTRAGHQYQLLGHSGGANGPVVVEPYLITLTQDSDVFPLFQHEGLEFLHVLEGEVVYRHADQLYHLKPGDSLFFDADAPHGPEEMVKLPIRFLSVISYTREGL, encoded by the coding sequence ATGACGAAGGAACCGCGGGCAGCACCAAGACCCCAGGGCGAACAGAATCCGCATCAGCTCGGCGGCGCGCGCGCCAATCTGCTGGAGGTTGCCATCGGCCGCGAGGTGCGGAGCTTTCGAGTCAAGCTCGGGATCACCGTTGCCGATCTCGCGGCGGCTGCGGGACTGTCTCCCGGAATGTTGTCGAAAATCGAAAACGGCCTCACCTCCCCTTCGCTCACGACCCTGCAGACCCTCTCCACCGCATTGGGAGTGCCGGTCACCGCCTTCTTCCGGCGCTTCGAGGAGCGCCGCGATGCCGTCTACGTTCCGTCGGGGCAAGGATTGGTGATCGAACGCCGCGGAACGCGCGCCGGCCACCAGTATCAACTGCTGGGACATAGCGGCGGGGCCAATGGGCCGGTCGTGGTGGAGCCCTATCTGATCACGCTGACGCAGGATTCCGACGTGTTCCCGCTCTTCCAGCATGAAGGGCTGGAGTTCCTCCACGTCCTCGAGGGGGAAGTCGTCTACCGGCATGCAGACCAGCTCTATCACCTCAAGCCGGGAGACAGCCTGTTCTTCGACGCCGATGCGCCGCACGGACCAGAGGAGATGGTGAAGTTGCCCATCCGATTCCTGTCGGTCATCTCCTATACGAGAGAGGGCCTGTGA
- a CDS encoding GNAT family N-acetyltransferase, with translation MIKSSVVIRTTPLLSIETDHLIFHLPRTEDIPQMLEMSTDPSLAENALTQVDFTPASMAAMLANLPDPPTPQLTFFGLYLRKDPARLFGVSTLGRLPGDTRSRLSLWIRPCHRRQRPFGDIIPAMLEFAFRYLRLKEVEANSFAHQPMSPRVLHRYGFKDHGERMGYAPATGVTAPLLVMRMSRAAWFGTHRQHCVRLQPVPANRPLPAMQQQHAQRHRPSLV, from the coding sequence ATGATCAAGAGTTCGGTTGTCATCCGTACGACGCCGTTGCTGTCCATTGAGACCGACCACCTCATCTTTCATCTGCCGCGCACCGAGGACATTCCACAGATGCTGGAAATGTCGACGGATCCGTCCCTCGCCGAGAATGCGCTCACCCAGGTTGATTTCACGCCGGCGAGCATGGCGGCGATGCTTGCCAATCTACCGGATCCCCCCACTCCGCAACTGACTTTCTTCGGCCTCTATCTGCGCAAGGATCCTGCTCGTCTTTTCGGTGTAAGCACCTTGGGCCGGCTCCCTGGTGACACGCGATCCCGCCTCAGTCTTTGGATCCGTCCGTGCCACCGGCGTCAGCGTCCCTTTGGCGACATCATCCCCGCCATGCTGGAATTTGCCTTCAGATATCTGCGCCTCAAGGAAGTCGAGGCCAACTCCTTCGCCCATCAGCCCATGAGCCCCCGTGTGCTTCACCGTTACGGATTCAAGGATCATGGCGAACGCATGGGCTATGCCCCGGCCACCGGAGTGACCGCGCCTTTACTGGTCATGCGGATGAGCCGCGCCGCTTGGTTCGGAACTCATCGGCAACACTGTGTTCGACTGCAGCCGGTGCCGGCGAATCGGCCGCTGCCGGCGATGCAGCAGCAGCATGCGCAACGTCACAGGCCCTCTCTCGTATAG